Within Paenibacillus sp. RUD330, the genomic segment CCGAGCTGAACTCCCGTTAGGCTCGGCTGCTCTCCCCGGGCTTCCGCGTTGCTGGGCCTATCGCCGGAATCAGCCTCCGCAGCAGCCGTTGGAGCGTGAGCTTCCGCGCCGGCCGCCATCATTTCCATCCTGGGCGGTTCCGCCTCGGCCTCTTCAGCTCCGAACCGGGCCAGCTCCTCCAGAATATCCATCATGCAGGCTGCAGCCCCATCCGCGGCGGCAGCCTCTCTATGCCTGGCCATGAGCCGGCCTCCTTTCCCATCCATCAAGCCTTGCCGGCATAGCTGCCGAGGCCGGCGCGCACTCTCATCCCGCCTCCCGGCAGGACGCCGCTTTCCAGGGAATAGGCGAGCTCGCCCCGCAGCAGCGTCCCGGCCACTCTGCAGCCGAATTCCACGCCCTCGTACGGGCTGTGGGGATGCAGGTACTGCAGATGCCTCTTTTCGAGCGTATAGCGATGCTCCATGTCCACCAGCGCAAGATCGGCGTCGAGTCCGGGAACGATGCCGCCCTTGGCCGCGAAGCCGAAGCGCGCTGCCGGCGCCTGCGACAGCACCCTCGCCACCAGTCCGGCAGGCAGCCTCCTTTTCCCCACGCCTTCATGGAGCAGCAGCTCCATCGTGCTCTGGGCGCCGGAGATGCCTCCCCAGCCGTCGAAGAAGCTCAGCCCCGGAGCTTCCTTCAGCTCGAAGGGGGAGGGGGAATGATCCGAGGCGACGAGATCGATCTTGCCCGCGGCAAGCTGCTCCCACAGACGGTCCCTGCTCTCGGCTCCGCGCAGCGGGGGAGCGCATTTGGCGACAGCTCCAAGCCTCGCCATATCCTCCACGGTCAGCATCAGATAGTGCGGACAAGTCTCCACCGTGACGTCCATCCCGCTCGACTTGGCGCTGTGGATCAGCTCGACGGAATCGGGATGGCTGATGTGCACGAAATGGAGGCGGCATCCGGTCCTGCCGGCGTAGAAGAGCGCCCGGTTGACCGCCTCGAGCTCCGCGATCGGCGGCCGCGACGCCGCAAAATCGAGCGCGCCCGTACGTCCTGCGCGCCGCATGGCATCTCCAAGAGCCGTCGTCATGCTGTCGTTCTCCGCATGAAGCGCCAGCACCCCGCCGAAGGAGGCGATCCGGCGCATCCCTTCATACAAGGTCCAGTCGTCGGCTTCGACGAAGCGGCCCTCCCCTTCGCCGCCCGGCTTGGAGACGAACGCCTTGAAGCCGACGACGCCCGCCTCGGCCATCGGCTCGAGCTCCTGCAGCTTGCCGGGCACAAGCCCTCCCCAGAAGGCGTAATCGACCGCCGACCTGCCCGCGGCCGCCTCCGCCTTCAGCGCCAGAGCCGCGGTGTCCACCGTCGCGGGCAAGCCGTTCAGCGGCATGTCGGCATACGCGGTGAAGCCGCCGGCGGTCAGCGCGGCGGAGCCGGTCGGAAACCCTTCCCAGTGGCCCATGTTCGGCTCGTTGAAATGGACATGGACGTCGATGCCGCCGGGCATGACCAGCAAGCCCCCGGCGTCGATGATTTCCGCTCCGGCCGGCTCCAGCCCGGTTCCGACTGCCGCGATCCTGCCGCCGCAGATGCCGATGTCCGCCTGCTGAGGCTCGTCATGGCCGGGCAGCACGACAAGGCCGCCGCGCACGATCTTTTGGAATCCGCGTTCTCCCATTCCATCCGCCTCTTTTCGTTTGATGGTATAGCGTCAGCTTCCTCTATAGCTGCTGTATCCGCCTGGAGCGACGAGCAGCGGAACATGGTAGTTCCCGCCCGAAGCCGTCACGGTGAAGCGGATCGGAATCTGCTCCAGAAACCGCTCCCCGGCCGCTCCAGTCCCTTCTTCCAAACCTTGCGCCGACCGCTCCAGGGACCGGAAGTAATCGCCTGCGAAAAACAGCAGCTCGTAAATGCCCGGCGTCAACGCTTCGCCCTCGAGCAGAGGCTGATCCAGCCTTCCGTCCACGTTCGTGGCGTTTTCCCGAATGATGCCTTTGCCGCCGGCGCCCTCCAGCCTCGCAAGCTGCAGCTTCATGCCTGCGGCCGGGCCGCCATGGGCCATGTCCAGCACATGGGTCGTCAATTTGCCTTCCATTCAAGCTCCTCCTCGATCGCCCTTGTTTCGTCGCGGCTGCTCCCCCTCTCGCGGCGGACTGCCGTCATTCCGAGATCAGATCAGCGAGCCGGAAGCCGGTTATGCGCGCGATTTCCCGCAGCGCCTGGTCGAGCTCCTCTCCGCGCTCCCTGCCCGCGCGCTCGGCCAGCGAGGAGAGGATGTCGTCCTTGCTCTTGCCCCGCACGGCCAAAATGAACGGAAAGTCGAAGCGGCCCATATAGTCCCGGTTCAGCGAGTTGAACCGCTCGTATTCCTCCGCGCTCAGGCTGTCCAGCCCCGCTCCCTTCTGCTCCGATACGGACAGATCGCTCATCGCCAGCTTCGCGCCGAGATCGGGATGGCAGCGCAGCAGCGCCAGCACCTTCCCTTCCGGCGCGCTCCGGGCGGCATTCACCATGGCCGCATGCAGCTCCTCCGCGGATTCGAACGGCCGCAGCGGCTCCACTGCCCCGGCTACCCAGGGAGAATGCTCGAAGATGCCGCCAAGAGCTTCCACGAAGGCTGCGGCAGGCAATCCGTTCAGCTGTTCCAGCGTCC encodes:
- the allB gene encoding allantoinase AllB — protein: MGERGFQKIVRGGLVVLPGHDEPQQADIGICGGRIAAVGTGLEPAGAEIIDAGGLLVMPGGIDVHVHFNEPNMGHWEGFPTGSAALTAGGFTAYADMPLNGLPATVDTAALALKAEAAAGRSAVDYAFWGGLVPGKLQELEPMAEAGVVGFKAFVSKPGGEGEGRFVEADDWTLYEGMRRIASFGGVLALHAENDSMTTALGDAMRRAGRTGALDFAASRPPIAELEAVNRALFYAGRTGCRLHFVHISHPDSVELIHSAKSSGMDVTVETCPHYLMLTVEDMARLGAVAKCAPPLRGAESRDRLWEQLAAGKIDLVASDHSPSPFELKEAPGLSFFDGWGGISGAQSTMELLLHEGVGKRRLPAGLVARVLSQAPAARFGFAAKGGIVPGLDADLALVDMEHRYTLEKRHLQYLHPHSPYEGVEFGCRVAGTLLRGELAYSLESGVLPGGGMRVRAGLGSYAGKA
- the uraH gene encoding hydroxyisourate hydrolase; translation: MEGKLTTHVLDMAHGGPAAGMKLQLARLEGAGGKGIIRENATNVDGRLDQPLLEGEALTPGIYELLFFAGDYFRSLERSAQGLEEGTGAAGERFLEQIPIRFTVTASGGNYHVPLLVAPGGYSSYRGS
- the uraD gene encoding 2-oxo-4-hydroxy-4-carboxy-5-ureidoimidazoline decarboxylase; its protein translation is MSAEWTLEQLNGLPAAAFVEALGGIFEHSPWVAGAVEPLRPFESAEELHAAMVNAARSAPEGKVLALLRCHPDLGAKLAMSDLSVSEQKGAGLDSLSAEEYERFNSLNRDYMGRFDFPFILAVRGKSKDDILSSLAERAGRERGEELDQALREIARITGFRLADLISE